The Heliorestis convoluta genome includes the window AAGTCTAATGTACGAATTAATAGGTTCCTGAATCCGTAGCAACAAACTAAACAAAACCCTCGAAAAATAGCGCAAAATCCCTTAAAAAAGAGTTAATTGGTTCTAAAGAAAGAATCAAAATCTCACCTATGGGGCCCCTGTGTTAAAGTTGTCGTAAGGACCTAAAAGACTATAATTAAGAAAATAGTGCTTTTAGGAGGACTCAACCATGTCAGGTCAACAAGGTCACGAGTACAGCCATAGCTTACCACCATCGCAAATCGTACCGGATTTAGCTGACAAAGGCATATCATAGTCAGGCTGGGAGATTTGGGAGAACGAAACAGGAGAGCATGCTTCTGAGCTTGTCAAAAGAGCTATCGTTTCAGAAAAAATCAAAGGACAATCTCTAGTACTTCACTCGAACAATGGAAGTCCCATGAAAGCATCCACTCTTCTCTTTCTTCTTGAAAAACTAGGCGTAAGCTCTCTAAAAAATCAAGGTTTTTTGTAGTATTTAGCAGATGGCCCTATTTATCTTCTTACTGTAATAACTGTAATACTGATTGAGGGTGTAGATTAGCCTGAGCTAACATTGATTGAGACACCTGAGACAAGATATTATTTTTAGTCATTTCCATCATTTGTTTGGCCATGTCAGTGTCACGAATAAGTGACTCAGCTGATGTTAATCTTATTTCATAATTTGAAGCATTTGCCAAAGAGTGTTCTAATCTGTTTTGGTATGCACCTACAGTTGTCCTTGCACTTGATACTCTACTGATTGCATGATCAATCATAGTAATTGCTGCATTTGCATTTACTTCAGAAGCTACTGACAAATGATCAATATTCAAATGTTTAGCTGTTACATTTGGTATTGATATTCTAGTACTATGTCCAGATTGACTTCCTGCTTGAATATTTAAGTGAAGAAACAAATCTCTTTCTTCTTCACTCTCACCATATACATTAAGCTCAAATGCTCCTCTTCCATTAGAAGAAGGCCAACTCCATGTAGCGTATGTTGGTCTATTATCATATATATATAATTTTCCTCCATCTGCTGCTAACTGTGAAAAATGCGTTACAAAACTTGTAGCATTACTCGGTACATGCGTCCCTATAGTAGGTATTCCTGAATTAGAAGTTGGATCATACACAAACCCTGACTGACCATATGCTGTTTCAATGATTTTATCTACTAAATCAGTTCCATTTGTAATTGCACTTACATCAACTTCCATTACAGGATTAGGGTCATTTAATCTTGAGGTATCTGGATTCCCATCTACAAACTTAATACTATAGGCTTTAGAACAAGTGCAACAGGTGTAGTAAACTCCTTTTCCAACTAAGTTGTAAACATCATTAGCTGAATTAATATTGCTAAAATCTATAATAGCGCTAGCATAATTGTTTGACCCATATGTATATGTATCTGTTATACCGCCAGTAGTTGTGATGTACTGAACATACTGATCCAAAGACCCAAGTGCTACTTTATTCCCGCCCTTATCATATTGTCCAGAAAGCAATGGCAACCCGTTAAATTCAGTATTATTAGCTATAGTACTTACTTGGTTTATTAATTGTGTTACTTCTATTTGCATTGAATTCCTATCTTCATCAGTATAAGTACCATTAGAAGATTGGACCGATAATTCTCTAATCCTTTGTAATGAACTATGTATTTCCGACATTCCACCTTCAGCTACTTGAACTAGAGATATACCATCTAAAATATTCCTTTGGGCTTGCACTAATCCACGAATTTGCGCCCTCATCTTTTCAGAAATAGCTAACCCAGCTGGATCATCCCCAGCTTTGTTTATTCGTAAGCCCGATGACAATTTTTCCATAGCAGTAGACGTTTTACTATTATTTTTTTTTAGCTTATTAAATGCATTTAAAGCAGCTATATTGGAGTTTATAATCATTAAAAATTCCACTCCATGCAACCTTTAGCTTTACTCGATTTTGTTCAAGTTTCGCAAAAGAAAATACCAACTTGAATATTTCTTTGGGCCATTGCTAGTTGCTAGTCCTCGGATTTGTCCTTTAGTATTCTGTTAGAGGTTGTAAGAGAAAAGATTTTTTGGTTTATTCTCAATCAAATCCGCCTCACTACATTAGGTAGCCCATGATACGGAAAAACAAACTACCATATACATCGTTGTAATTATGTTAAAACTTTAGGGAAATTGAAAAATATTCAAATAAACTTCAAAAAATCCCCACCTTAAAAAACAAGATGAGGATTCCGTTAATCTCCAAGTTCTATTTTGTTGCTAAACAGCTATCGGACAAAGATTCCTTTGGCAAAGGGATCAGTTGGTTCAGATCCCCATCTTGTTCAAAGTGGGGATTTTTTGGAGCTTTCGATCTAAGCTCAATCGTAAAAAGCTATTCTTGCTTTCTCATCGCCACTCATACCGTACTCATCAGAGTTGCATTTGGGGCAACGAGCTTTGGCTTTGATTCTGTAATGTCCATCTTCACAGTTGCCTGCATACTTTTCAATCTTCTCTTCTAACGATAGGCTTTTATCGCCTATTGGTATGTTCTTCATGATTTCATTCATTCTGATTGCCTTTTCTTTGCCACAGCTATCGCAATGCAAGAGATAAAAGTCTCTTCCGCCACCTTCTCGAACTTCAAAGCGTTCACCGCAATTTTTACATTGAGCTTGAAACTGTCTTCCCATCTATAATTCACTCCTTACTAAGTTGCGTATTTCATTACTGTACATTCATTATTGTGCGTAGCTTCTCATGAAAAAATTTTGGAACAAAAAGCTCTAATAGTGCTCATATGTGAGCTATTAGAGCTTTTTGTTACGTCAATAACTGTAGTACACTTTGCGGGCGCATGTTGGCTTGACTCAACATCACTTGGGAAGCTTGGTGCAAAATATTCATCTTCGTAAAATTCATGATTTCCTTAGCCATATCTACATTTCTAATACGGGACTCTGCTGCATGTAAATTTTCCGTTGTATTTTCAAGATTTTTAATGGTGTGCTCTAGTCTGTTTTGGTAAGCGCCTAGTTTACTTCTTTCTGCTGAAACTAAGGTGATAGCTTCATCATATTTTGTAATGGCATGTGAAGCTTTTTTGTGATTTAATACGTCTAAACCTCTTCCTGAATCTGATATTCCCAATGCAGCCGCTCTCATATCATTAAATTTGATAGTTATACTTTGCCCAGAATTGGCTCCTATCTGCATTAGCAGCTCACTGTTTTGCAACTCAGTTGAAGAAGGCCAAGTTAAGTTAAAGCCTGATAATGGTTGCTCTAAGTCTGCTACTACTACTGTTTGAGGAAGAATTGTTTCTGCTGTTTTCGCGTCAGATGGATCTCCTGTAATAGATGATCCAATAATTGAGCCAGTATCACCATCATTTAGGTTTATACCTGTCTTGTTTAGTAGATCACTTAAAGTTCGCACTTCAGCCCTCAGCTCTGCTGCCCATTCAGTTGTATTCGAAAAATTGATCTTACCTGTACCATTTAACATAGCAAAAACTTGATCTAAATTTCTGGAA containing:
- a CDS encoding flagellin, with the translated sequence MEFLMIINSNIAALNAFNKLKKNNSKTSTAMEKLSSGLRINKAGDDPAGLAISEKMRAQIRGLVQAQRNILDGISLVQVAEGGMSEIHSSLQRIRELSVQSSNGTYTDEDRNSMQIEVTQLINQVSTIANNTEFNGLPLLSGQYDKGGNKVALGSLDQYVQYITTTGGITDTYTYGSNNYASAIIDFSNINSANDVYNLVGKGVYYTCCTCSKAYSIKFVDGNPDTSRLNDPNPVMEVDVSAITNGTDLVDKIIETAYGQSGFVYDPTSNSGIPTIGTHVPSNATSFVTHFSQLAADGGKLYIYDNRPTYATWSWPSSNGRGAFELNVYGESEEERDLFLHLNIQAGSQSGHSTRISIPNVTAKHLNIDHLSVASEVNANAAITMIDHAISRVSSARTTVGAYQNRLEHSLANASNYEIRLTSAESLIRDTDMAKQMMEMTKNNILSQVSQSMLAQANLHPQSVLQLLQ